Proteins encoded within one genomic window of Gadus macrocephalus chromosome 16, ASM3116895v1:
- the LOC132474145 gene encoding piggyBac transposable element-derived protein 4-like, which translates to MSRDRFDMIWRYLHLEDNLDPALDKSNKLWKIQRFMDLLLHQFQALYEVNGFVSVDESMVKYKGCLAFRQYLPMKPVKWGIKVWVMAESNTGYVNNFQVYTGAIAGKTETGLAYRIVSYLAKPYFGSNLCVYMDNFYTSVKLLLDLQVRGVPLQCFG; encoded by the exons ATGTCAAGGGACCGTTTCGACATGATCTGGAG ATATCTCCATCTAGAAGATAACTTGGACCCTGCCTTGGATAAATCCAATAAGCTGTGGAAGATCCAGCGGTTCATGGACCTCCTCTTGCATCAGTTCCAGGCCCTCTATGAGGTCAATGGGTTTGTGAGCGTGGATGAGTCCATGGTAAAATACAAGGGATGCCTTGCCTTCCGGCAGTACCTCCCCATGAAGCCGGTGAAGTGGGGGATAAAGGTGTGGGTCATGGCAGAGAGCAATACAGGCTACGTAAACAATTTTCAAGTTTACACAGGGGCCATTGCAGGCAAGACCGAGACAGGCCTGGCTTACCGGATTGTGTCATACCTGGCTAAACCGTATTTTGGGTCAaacttgtgtgtttacatggacaacTTTTACACCAGCGTGAAGTTGTTGCTGGATCTGCAGGTCAGGGGTGTGCCTTTACAATGCTTTggttaa